From a single Drosophila sulfurigaster albostrigata strain 15112-1811.04 chromosome 3, ASM2355843v2, whole genome shotgun sequence genomic region:
- the LOC133843078 gene encoding uncharacterized protein LOC133843078 yields MGTKSPGGPQRCRLILQRCLAIQLSKPGHTPEDFWMYDSGYMIFQNFLAANAQCWWNAPLTAATRALKYAGHVAPGMLLVTAEPCALEVLRGAFARSVLKPPATYIISSVGDIDDCIVTPTVQGQFTPLPEALCDVIMDLTAEGQSATIEHVRSKLGVRFPHMTTPGMEVIYDTLAQLMQEQKIYQTAKGYFIFTPERRRSRSRPRSNHHQHSNSGSLAYSQLAEEEQQQDVVPPEARTMLMSNAEALHSLYGEISTERDGDLTHQCIQTNLADVICGGNPNDKIIYPRAAKRRSASFPTPRSLERRHSLRLFGSSKRLQRCASTRSLSKTYAQTLNTTDSSSSEYQSTDSSSPKKGSLLSRLFRRSGRAKQRQIETYSAQFPPAEWFNTRAVHLHSVGTQTADHDMPAVHTLSNSTFYDGSELSQRSSTLPRRHRRHMSSESTFLISSRDCSPIRRRSPVYCSSSLPRSTQSIPASSSSSSAVVNHNHIKMNHSSATLSRLPNGAAPQQKTAQKSVIGKHIFESSSPARSSTLKSASASPVKRQTDINSVINGCTDNKLGYRSLQSSGPSSLESCKTSMLASGPSSIDSGKVSFSQKTSGHSSLDSQCSTNTAVVAPTTTTTGSGSTRSILLLNGSPRGTPRHQAMRARVAEAQAQRQRASTPSRILEELSYPTTTAQNGVPNSSSNNSITLQVTTSSNQSIPSTKIFVQNSPVRSVITLENGKMLENSNVFIINNETMTNEKGEIIKKTLSKQSTPAASNTTSSMPMATSTPVRPESVPEQPLSETEANSETCDSISFISESSPENTATETPSYDGGKYAKNTNNDATMNNSRKLCLQLANGIAYKNNVLKNESQPNSPIGEQQQPLKLAALAKQDFEIAGSVGNLHFYEKHSKDKLMNNSSSSDLKNLCYESVCQLQKCSMNGDELALAHLLQKSSNPLGSEPNLALKDHANDKAIDKEAMDRRLSLTKESLEQGMGNVLNAGNEELYNFPSLTDLSFNFTSLAARKILQGVSLNSIDTLVELNMAAAAAAAVAASSAQEKQQNNQAATTAATATAASVCTDFGMV; encoded by the exons AACTTCCTGGCGGCCAACGCGCAATGCTGGTGGAATGCCCCACTGACGGCGGCAACACGTGCGCTCAAATATGCCGGACATGTGGCGCCTGGAATGCTGCTGGTCACCGCCGAGCCCTGCGCCCTCGAAGTGTTGCGTGGCGCGTTTGCGCGGAGCGTTCTCAAGCCACCAGCCACCTACATCATTAGCTCTGTGG GTGACATTGACGATTGCATTGTGACGCCAACAGTTCAGGGACAGTTCACCCCGCTGCCCGAAGCACTGTGCGATGTCATCATGGACCTCACAGCCGAGGGTCAATCGGCGACCATCGAGCATGTGCGCAGCAAGCTGGGAGTCCGCTTTCCACACATGACCACGCCCGGCATGGAGGTCATCTACGATACGCTCGCCCAGCTGATGCAGGAGCAGAAGATCTACCAGACAGCCAAGGGTTACTTCATCTTCACGCCAGA ACGACGACGCAGTCGCTCGCGACCGCGCAGCAATCATCACcagcacagcaacagcggcagcttGGCGTACTCACAGCTGGCAgaggaggagcagcaacaggatGTGGTGCCACCTGAGGCACGCACAATGCTCATGTCAAATGCTGAGGCTCTGCACTCGCTCTACGGCGAAATATCCACGGAACGGGACGGTGATCTAACGCATCAGTGTATACAAACCAATCTGGCGGATGTCATCTGTGGTG GCAATCCCAATGATAAGATCATCTATCCGCGTGCGGCCAAGCGACGCAGTGCATCATTTCCGACACCGCGCAGCCTGGAACGTCGGCACAGTTTGCGGCTCTTTGGCTCATCGAAGCGCCTGCAACGCTGCGCCTCCACACGCAGCCTGTCCAAGACCTACGCCCAGACACTCAACACCACGGACAGCAGCAGTTCGGAATACCAAAGCACAGATTCGTCATCACCCA AAAAAGGATCTTTGCTCTCACGGCTGTTCCGACGCAGCGGACGCGCCAAGCAGCGTCAGATTGAGACTTATTCGGCGCAGTTTCCACCTGCCGAATGGTTCAATACACGCGCCGTGCATCTGCACAGTGTGGGCACCCAGACTGCAGACCAC GACATGCCCGCTGTTCATACGCTGTCCAATTCGACGTTCTACGATGGCTCCGAGCTGAGCCAACGTTCGTCGACGCTACCGCGCCGCCATCGCCGTCACATGTCCAGCGAGTCGACCTTCCTGATCTCCTCCAGGGACTGCTCGCCGATACGCCGCCGTTCGCCTGTCTACTGCAGCAGCTCGCTACCTCGCTCCACGCAGTCCATACCagctagcagcagcagcagcagcgccgtCGTCAATCACAATCACATCAAAATGAATCATTCGTCGGCAACGCTCTCGCGGTTGCCCAACGGCGCAGCGCCACAACAGAAAACTGCACAAAAATCGGTGATTGGCAAGCACATCTTCGAGAGTTCTTCCCCGGCACGCAGCTCCACGCTAAAGTCCGCCTCAGCGTCGCCGGTGAAGCGGCAAACGGACATCAACAGTGTCATCAACGGTTGCACGGACAACAAGCTCGGGTATCGCAGTCTGCAGAGCAGCGGCCCCTCCAGCCTGGAGTCGTGCAAGACATCGATGCTGGCGAGCGGTCCCTCGAGCATTGACAGCGGCAAAGTCTCGTTCAGCCAGAAGACGAGCGGTCACTCTAGTCTCGACTCCCAATGCTCCACAAACACAGCCGTTGTGGCacccacaaccacaacaacggGCAGCGGCAGCACACGTTCCATACTCCTCTTGAATGGTTCGCCACGTGGAACGCCTCGTCATCAGGCGATGCGAGCGCGTGTTGCTGAAGCGCAGGCGCAACGACAGCGAGCCAGCACTCCAAGTCGCATCCTAGAGGAGTTGTCGTATCCCACAACAACTGCGCAGAATGGTGTGCCCAActcgagcagcaacaactcgaTTACGCTGCAGGTGACGACGAGCTCCAATCAGAGCATTCCCAGCACCAAGATCTTTGTGCAGAACTCGCCAGTGCGGAGTGTGATCACGCTGGAGAATGGCAAGATGCTGGAGAACTCGAATGTGTTCATCATCAACAACGAGACGATGACCAACGAGAAGGGCGAGATCATCAAGAAGACGCTCTCCAAGCAGTCAACGCCAGCTGCCTCAAACACAACTTCTTCCATGCCCATGGCCACCTCAACGCCTGTGCGTCCCGAGTCGGTGCCAGAGCAGCCGCTAAGCGAAACGGAGGCCAACTCGGAGACCTGTGATTCCATTTCCTTCATCAGCGAGAGTTCGCCAGAGAACACGGCAACGGAAACGCCTTCCTACGATGGTGGCAAGTATGCCAAGAATACCAACAACGATGCTACCATGAACAACAGTCGCAAACTGTGTCTGCAGCTGGCCAATGGCATTGCCTACAAGAACAATGTGCTCAAGAATGAATCCCAACCCAATTCACCCATTggggagcaacagcagccactgAAGTTGGCTGCGCTGGCCAAGCAGGATTTTGAGATTGCCGGTTCGGTGGGGAATTTGCATTTCTATGAGAAGCACTCCAAGGACAAGCTGatgaacaacagcagcagcagcgatctGAAGAATCTGTGCTACGAATCCGTTTGCCAGTTGCAAAAGTGTTCCATGAATGGCGATGAATTGGCGCTGGCGCATCTGCTGCAAAAGTCCAGCAATCCGCTGGGAAGTGAACCCAATTTGGCTTTAAAGGATCATGCAAACGACAAGGCCATTGACAAGGAGGCCATGGATAGGCGGCTCAGTCTGACCAAGGAATCGCTGGAGCAGGGCATGGGCAATGTGCTCAACGCTGGCAACGAAGAGCTCTACAACTTTCCCAGCCTCACGGATCTGTCCTTCAACTTCACATCGCTGGCGGCACGCAAAATACTGCAAGGCGTCAGCCTGAACAGCATCGATACCCTGGTGGAGCTGAACATggctgcggcggcggctgctgcggtGGCAGCAAGTAGTGCCCAGGAGAAGCAACAGAATAACCAGGCGGCAACGACGGCAgcgactgcaacagcagcttcgGTCTGCACAGACTTTGGCATGGTCTAG
- the LOC133843081 gene encoding uncharacterized protein LOC133843081, whose product MLYDKSKILYWTHRLSLRPDEIQKLSPEELNCRLQLLEERERAQELRMAKFKRWQNLCELRWLMYEVQREFNVKHGQAAIGVSIWRILALEQNSLEAELQLDELRGSCQRFPSPMSMMVPECEPDEKLKPLRSMLTGLSSQKNELRTPFTDALYEQERQLREEREFEEEITTEEEAFEEQVEQSSSSARSLSRLDLQEDLLDIHLELQNIKRSTARCDWIMDALFASHGEREDLSSQSQPSDIRCYRQQISWQTICDY is encoded by the coding sequence ATGTTGTATGATAAGTCAAAAATACTCTACTGGACGCATCGTCTCTCTCTGAGACCCGACGAGATACAAAAACTATCTCCCGAAGAGCTCAACTGTCGTCTTCAGCTGCTGGAAGAAAGGGAACGAGCGCAGGAGTTGCGCATGGCCAAGTTCAAGCGTTGGCAGAATCTTTGCGAGTTGCGTTGGCTGATGTACGAAGTGCAGCGAGAGTTCAATGTGAAGCACGGTCAGGCAGCGATTGGTGTCTCCATTTGGCGAATACTTGCCTTGGAGCAGAACAGCCTGGAAGCGGAGCTGCAGCTGGATGAGTTGCGAGGCAGTTGCCAACGTTTTCCATCCCCAATGTCGATGATGGTGCCGGAATGTGAGCCGGATGAAAAGCTTAAACCTTTGAGATCTATGTTGACTGGATTAAGTAGTCAGAAGAATGAATTGAGAACGCCCTTTACGGATGCGCTTTACGAACAGGAAAGACAGCTAAGGGAGGAAAGGGAATTTGAGGAAGAAATCACAACCGAAGAGGAAGCATTTGAGGAGCAAGTGGagcaaagcagcagctcaGCCCGTAGTTTGAGTAGACTTGACTTACAGGAGGATCTGCTGGACATACATCTCGAGCTGCAGAACATAAAACGTTCCACAGCGCGTTGCGATTGGATTATGGATGCATTATTTGCATCACACGGGGAGCGAGAAGATCTCAGTTCACAGTCTCAGCCAAGTGACATTAGATGCTATCGACAGCAGATATCCTGGCAAACTATTTGCGATTATTGA